The window CTCAAGGGTATTTTCTGGTACCATTTCTCGAATCCCCAATATGGCTCATAAGCAAAACCAATTCCAACTTTATAAGTATCGGAAGAATTATTGTAATACTTATTATCGTTCCACAGCTCAAATTCAACATCCGCAGTAACTCTATAATTATCAGTAAACCTATAGGCAGTGCCTAGACCGATTTTATGAGGAAGTTCAAAACTACTTTCTCCTAAATCAAAAACCGAATGGACTGAGACTAGCTCTGTTTTCCCTTTCATGGATACACCATATCTATACATTCCCCCCAGAGAGAAATTTCCAAAACTTCTGTTTAGTCCAACGGTAATACCCGGGTTACGAAAAGTTTCATTGTATTCATATTTGGGATTTATGAAACCGCCAGCTCCCGTAAACTCCTGAGTCCAAGCTCTGAACCTATGCCCTAAGTAATAGTCCAGAGAAAGACCGACATTGGCAATTCTATCGGTATAAGCATAAAAGAAAGATCCTTTATACATATAGGAACGTACTTTATTTATCTCAGTATAATCGTAACTAATGTCATCTTCAGTCCAATTTTGATCGTAGCTATATACATCTGCATTACCTGACAATATCGGAGCAAAATCAAAACCGATACGGTGTCTTTTTAGGGGAATTGTCATGTTGAAATAAGGAAAGTGTAAACCATCTTTGCGGAATTCATTGCCCTGGTTGTCATAGTAATAGTAATTACCATACAAGATCCCCGTTGCAAAGTAAACCTGATTTAAGGTAGAAGCTAAGGAAGGATTTTTATACCCTGTATTTCTCCTGTATACATCACCTAATCCGGTCTCACCCATACCAGTTCCATAAATATCGGCATTGTTTTCCTGATTGGGAATACCATAAAATGAGAAAACTGAGTTTGCATTCAAACCTGAAGCACAGAAAAAAGCAACAATAGCAGCTATTAAGATAATCTTGATCGACATAATCTTCGTCCATTATATTTAGTTTACTTTCTCCAAAAAAAAACGATAGAATTAGTTGTCAACATTTTGCTCTATTGACATAATTATTGATAGTTGTTCGAAAATATCGGTTTATAAAATGATCCTACTGCCATCCTAAAAAATAAACCAAGCTATATGCTATATTCGATAGATGTCTTTTTTTGTTGACAAAATTAATCACCTAATGGTATGAATATTTTAGTTGTATTTTGTAGAAAATATCTGAATTGATGGAGGTTTTAGATGTTTTTGTTTTTATTTACCAAAAGAAGAGAGACTAAAGAGGAGGAGATGCCGGTAGTAAAAACTCTAAAAGATTATCAAAATGTGACATATCTTCATCGTGAAGATCCATTTTCACGATTGAAAATAATTGTACGCAGATTGTTCAGTAAGTAATACTGCTTGTCATCTCTACATGACTTTTAACACATTCTTTATCTCGGTATGAAAGGCAATCACTGGGATAAAATATGTGGTTTTACTGCTTTCGGTGAGAGTTATAGTCCTGCTGTAGGCGTAGTTATTGAAGATATCCAGCCCGGCATTGAATTTCCTTATCAGGAGATTCAGGAGGAACTAAACAAGCGTAAACCGGGTAGAGGAGAATTTATATCTCCGAGACAAGAACCGGATGAATTAGTCGTTCTCTCTGGTGTATTTGAAGGGAAAACAACCGGTATGCCGATCTGTATGCTTGTTTATAACAAGGACTTGCGAGCTGAAGATTATGAGGTGATTAAAGAAGTTTTCAGACCCGGTCATGCTGATCTGACCTATTTTAAGAAATTCAAAATCTATGATTACCGTGGTGGTGGAAGAGCTTCAGGTCGTGAGACTATTGCTCGAGTAGCTGCTAGTGTATTAGTTAACAAGATCCTGGAACCTATCAAAATAGATCTATATCCGGTATCGATCGGAGAGATTTCTACTGAAATTATTGATCTTGATTTTGCTAAGAATAATGATCTTTGTTGGCCTTGTCCTCATACTTACATTAAACTTTTAGATTATCTAAAGACTATTAAGCATTCTGGTAATTCTTCAGGAGGCATTGTAGAGGTAATCATCAGGGGTGCTCCAAGTGGACTCGGTGATCCCGTTTTTGAGAAACTGGATGCCAATCTTGCCAAAGCAATACTCTCGATTGGTGGTGTAAAAGGGATAGAATTCGGAGCCGGTTTTGCTTTAAGTCGAATGAAAGGTAGTGAAGCAAATGACCCCATCTTAACATTAACTGATGAAGATGCTTCAGATAGGTCTGGTGGGATTAATGGTGGTATATCTTCAGGAAAACTCATAACTTTCAGATTTGTTGTTAAGCCGACACCTTCTATAGCTTTACCACAACAGACAATAGATAAAAAAGGAACTCCCCGAATTCTTAGATTAAAGGGTCGTTTTGACACCTGTTTAATTCCAAGAGTGATTTCGGTTGCTCGGGCAATGATAAAACTGGTCTTAGCCGATGCTCTTAGTTACCAGAAGTTAATCGAGCAGAAACCTGTTGATCTTGATACTCTGAGAGAAGCCATAGATAAAGTTGATGAAGATATATTGATATCACTGTGCCGTCGTGATAAGATCATTGCACAGATAGCTGGCTTTAAAAAAGAAAAAGGGATCGCAGTTCATCAACCGGAGAGAGAACAAAATCTCATAAAAAATCTGTTACAAAAAGCAGAGCTACTTAACCTTGAACCGAGATTAATTATTGAAATCTGGTCAAAGCTGATAGAGCATAGTAGAAATAAACAGTGAAAATTTTTTCTATTCCGGCTTGCAGTAACTTTCCCTACTCTGAAATTCGACACTATAGTTATGATCTATTAGAACTTAGGTTAGATTACTCTGAAAATCCATTAGTTTTTCCGACACGTTTGGAGAGTTTCCTTTCAATAGACTCGACAACTATTGTCACGATTAGAGACCTTTCGGAGGGGGGAGTTAAATCAATTCCTTTCGAACAAAAATTAGCTTCATATTTAGAATTGATAAAAAGAACCAATTGTTTAGTGGATTGTGAATTTGAACTATTCATCAAACACAACCCTCCAATACCACACGAAAATCTAATTCTCTCCAAACATTTCTCTGAAGAGTGCTCGAATCTATCGGAAACAGTCTCAGAGACTATCGACAAAGCGAATAAGTTCAATGTTAGATATCTCAAGCTAATCATTCCTGTTGAAACTTATCAACAGATGCAGAATTTCTCGAACTGGAAAAAAGCATCAAAGACTCCCCTAATAATTTTAGGATCAGGATTATTGGGCAAATTATCAAGGATTCTATGGAAACTGAACGGTTCGGTTGGGACATATCTTGCACTGGAAAATTTTAAAACATCTCCTGATCAATTAACCTTTGAAGAATATGAACTGTATGGTTGTGAACTACTGGATGAAAGAACAATATTGGGTGGTATCATCGGAGATAAGCATGTCTATAATTCTCTGGGATTACTCTATTATAATCGGAAACTTCGTAGGATAGACAGTAGAATTGCCTATCTACCATTTCCTGTAAAGGATCTACAAGACTTTGTTTCTTGGTTGAGATATATGAATCAACAGATCATATTTTATGGATTCTCTGTTACAATGCCTTTTAAATCTTTGTTTTCGCAATACTTTTTTACAACAGAGCAGAAATCTGATCATCATTTGTCATCAGGACAGGAACATCCATCAAAGTCTGATTCTTATCAACAGCAAAAGATAAAACAGAGCAGCCAAACAAGTGATATCTTGACTTCACTTGCTCAAACAAACGATCTAACATCTAAGATTGCCAATCTCTTCTCTGTCAAAGTTGATACTAATCATCAATTAGAAGACATTCTGCCCGAACAATTTCTCAATACTGACCTTGATGCCTTTAGAGAATCAATAAAGATTCTGAACGTTGATAAAGATGATTTAATTCTAGTTTTTGGTGCTGGGGCAACAGCTTGTACTTTTTTAAGAGAATTCACTAATTTCGCCAATCTCAAAATCAGTTCCAGAAATGAAGAAAAAGGAATCGCGTTGGCAAAATTGTGTAAGATTCGATATCTATCACTGAAAGAGATCGCTGACGTAACATTTGATTTAGTAGTTAACTGCACTCCTTTAGGAATGGTTGGTGAAGACTTTTTTTCTGTAACAGGTATTACTATGCCCAAGAAGTTTCTTGATCTAACATATACAAAACAAAAAACAAAAGCTATTAATAGATGTATTGAAAAAAAAATCCCCTGTGTTGATGGTCAGAAATTTTGGTTGCTTCAGGCAAGGAGACAAGAAGAGATGTTTAGGAGAAACATTTCTAAGCTGTTATAATAAGTAGATTGACACAATATCAAAGTAAATTAGTTTATATTAAAGATGCTTACTTATCTGTAATAAGAGAGAAGAGAAATGAAAATAATCAAAGCTATCCAGAAACTTATGAATATAAATAACTTCTATTTTGTACTTACTATGTTATTGATCATTGGCTTGACAAGCTGCCGTCTAGGTGATGCAACTGGACCAGGTACAAATATACCATATATATATCATATTGGAGAGATCAATACCCCCGGATTTGCCTATGCAGTTGCTGCCAGTGGTAACAAAGCATATATAGCAGATGGAATTGGTGGCTTGAGAATTATTGATATCTCGATGATGCACTTTCCGGATGAAGTAGCTTATTATGAAGACGATGGAGTTTATTACGATGTGAAATTCTCCGGTGGTGATCATGCCTATGTTGCTGCTGGTGAAGCAGGATTCAAGATCATAGATGTCAATAGTCCTTTTGGTCCTGAATTGATAGGTCAATACTCAACTTTTAATGCCTTCGGATTAGATTTCGCCGGAAATTACATTTATCTAGCCGATTTTACAGATGGGATAAAAATTCTTGATATTACCAGCACTTATAATGTCTTTCCAATAAGCAGTTTTAGTGTTTCCGGTCAAATAGTCAATAATGTGACTATCAGCTGGCCTTATCTTTACGCTTCAGCTCGTTACGGATTTTCCATAATAGATATAAGTAATCCTTTTGCCCCGTTAGAAGTGCATTTTGAACCGTTGAGTAATGTTTATGATATAGAAGTTATGAACCAACTTGCCTATATAGCTTATGAAGGCGGATTAAGAATATACGATGTAAGCCAACCTAGTGATCCCCAGGAACTTGGTTTCTGTGATCTTCCTGCTACTGCCCGTTCAGTACAAGTGCGAGGCGATTTTGCCTATCTGGCAATTGGATCTAGTGGTCTCTCCATTGTAAGAATAACCAATCCGTTACAACCCTTTGAGATTGCCTATTACAACCCTGTTGCTGGTGAAATGTCAGATCTCTTGCTCTTTGGTCGTTATTTATTGATAGCTAATGGCAATGCCGGATTTCTAATTCTTGAGTTTTCACCCGGCTATTAAATGTAGTGTAATTGGGATATGTAATTTCAAATTTGTTAGAAAGAAAAATATAATAGTGCGTTAGCCCGCCAGAGAATGTCATCTAATTTAGTTCCGGAACTGTTAACTCCAACACTAACGTAGTTATTGCGATTGGGGAAAAAGTAAGAGATTTCATATTGATGATTAAACTCATAACGAAAAGTAGTCCAGATAAATCTCGGTCTAATCATGAACTCAAAGCGTTCTATCCTGCGAAATATCTCCATTTGTAGGGTATGATAATCGTTCTCAACAATAACTTCATAGGCATTACCTACTAAATTTCCACTACTATTGTTTTCATAAGAATATGTTACACCTGCAATCATATCATTATATAAATAAAGACTTTCCCTGTCGAGAGAAATGGGATAAATATATTTAGTCCAAGGGAAAGTAGTCAAAAGTGTATATGATGCTGAAAACTTCCGGTACATTCTGTCTCTGACAGTATCACCCCAGTAATAATCATCGTAATCTGCCCGGAGATGATAATCCTGCAAAAAGAGCAAATTCGGGGTGAGAGCAATATTCAATGATGGTAAGAAGTTATAAATGCGCGTTGTCTTATTATTTGCTGACATCGCAGAGTTCACATAAATTTCTTCGCGTAAGGTGTAATTGAGATGATTTATCAGTTTTATTTGATCACGTATATATGTATAATAACTCAATTGGTTTTCATCAATCAGTTGATCATTATCTAAAATATTTGTGCTAATAGTATAATCAGTTCTGGTAAGATTCAGATTTCGTTTGAAGATCAAAGAATCTCGTTCAGAAAAGATATAACTGATACTGCCTTTGAAAATTCGTTGTTCTTGCTGTCTACTATTTCTATCTTCTCTAAAAGATCTTAATAAAATGTTATACTCCCCTCCTATAGAAAATCTAAACCGCTGCCAGAAATATTCAGTATCAACATATAGTGAGTTATCTAACTCTAAAAAATTACGGTCTCTCATAGTTCTGAGACGATTGTCACGAACCTGAAATATATCTCCCAATCTTAAGTACAAAGAATCTGATATCCTGTTTCTATATAATACTGAAGCTCTATAGACTGATCGAGTGTGAGTGTCTATTTGATCGTTTAAGAGAAAGATCTTGTTAGTGTGCCTTCGAAAAGTTAGTTCTGTATCTATCATGGGGTCAAAGATTGTGAATTTAAGTTCAGAACCGTAGTTTCTTGAAGAATCATAATCTAGATTCATGATATCAAGAAAAGAATATAGAGAAAAGAAAGCTACTTTAAACTCTCGAGAAAAACTTGCATTGTTAAAACTATGATATCCATCACTATAAAAAGTTCCATCTGAGTACCTGCTATTCAATTCATCTGAATGAATATAAGTCAGTCTGCTGTAAACAAAAAGACTATCATAGATGTTATATGCAACATCTAAACCTATTCTTCTATATGTTTTTTCAATTTCATATCTCTCAATATCCGGTTTTGCTTTATCAATTGCAGCGTTAAAATCCATATGGAGTGAAAAAGAAGTGTTTTCAAATTCTCTCATTATTTGCCAAACCAGGTCAGCATTTCTACTATATCGTTGGAATCTTTTGTTGCGAGATTGAGTCAGTGTTCCGTAGTGTCTAAAAGACCAGTAGTTAGGTAATGAATAAAAATACTGGTAGTTGTTAAGAAAGTTGATATTTCCGTAATAACTCTGGTATTCACTCTCTAATAAGAGAGCTTCAACTTTGATGACTACGAATATTATTAATATGATGATAAAGATCAACAAAGTCTTTTTCATCTAAACTTTCGCCTCTTCGGGATAAATTATACTTGTGATGACTCTTGGTTTCTTTATTCTGTTTTCCTTCCTGATTATCATTCGCCTCGAAAATTTCTGTCAAGAATTGAAGTTCTTGTTTACTGAGAATAGCTGATAAATTGTTCTTCAAAGTCTTGCGTCGCAAATGAAAGGCAGTTTCAACAATTTGCCAAAATAAATCAGGATTTCTTATATCTTCCTTATCTTCTCTTTTGATCAGACGAATCACTTCTGAATCTACTTTTGGTTGAGGTCTGAAGAGATGGCGGGGTACTTTAAATAGTTTTTTCACCTTAAAGTTGTACTGAACTTTCAGAGTTAAGACTCCATAACTTTTAGAGCCGGCAGAAGCAGTCAGCCTGTCTGCAACTTCTTTCTGTAACATCAAAACTATAATCCTAAAATAATCTGCATAATCTGATAGCTTATATAACAACGGTGAAGTTATATTATAGGGGATATTGGCTACTAATACAATCTGAGATCTCTCATTCTTTAGTCTCTCAATGTTACTAAGAATTTCAGCCCAATTTGCTTTTAATACATCTTGAGGTATCAGGTTGATACTGTCATTAAAACGATCTTTTAGCCAAGGGATCAGGTCCCTATCAATCTCAAAACAGGTCAATCTGCTGCCTGCTTTGATGAGTTCTTCGGTCAAAATACCTTTACCGGGACCAATTTCCCAAACTTCTTCATCCTTCTCTATCTCAGCAGACTTCACTATATTGGCTGCAATATTCTTATCGATAAGAAAATTCTGGCCTAAAGCTCTCTTTGGTTTAAACATAGTTGATACTATTCTTCTTGCTCTTTCAGAATCACTGGGCTGGAATCTGAAGTATTATTGTTGCTAAAGTAAAATAGACGATTAACGATAAAGCATCAACTATAGTAGTTATAATCGGTGCAGCCATGATTGCCGGATCGACCTTTAAGCTTTTAGCTATTATTGGCAGTACACAACCAACCGCTTTGGCAATAACAACAGTAAAGAAAAGTGAAATTGAAACCGTTAAAGATAAAAGAACACTAACTCTGTCTACAAGAAGAACTCTACCAAAATTTATGATAGCTAACATTAGACCAACAATAATACTGACTCTGAACTCTTTGTAAAGGACAGTATAAAAATCCTTGATAGTTACTTCTCCTAAGGCCATACCTCTTATGATCAGAGTTGCAGATTGAGCACCGGCATTGCCTCCTGTATCCATTAACATCGGAATAAAAGCTGCTAAAATTACCACCGAGCTGAGAGCGTTTTCAAATCCCTGTATTATCAGACCAGTGAACGTTGCTGAAATCATCAAGACCAACAGCCAAGTGATCCTTTTCTTAGCCAAATTAATAACACTGCTATCTAAATACTCCACTTCATTATGGATTAAGGCAGCCATCTTTTCAAAGTCTTCTGTATTTTCTTCTCTTAAAACATCCATAATATCATCAGAAGTGATAATACCTTGCATACGGTTATGGTGATCAACTACCGGGATGCTGGCAAAACCATATTTTTGAAATAAACGACCAACTTCTTCCTGATCAACATCGGTTCTTACACTTATTACCTGTTCGTTCATGATGTCTGAAATTTTTGTATTGAAACCGTGGACTACTATATCACTCAATGAAGCAACGCCGATCAGATAACCATCGTCATCTAACACATATAGAGTATTTGTAGTCTCTGCTTCCTTGCCCTCTTTCTGTAATAGATGCAAGACTTCCCAAACAGTCATATTCCCCTTGACGACTATAAATTCAGTCGCCATTATACCACCAGCACTCTCCGGACCGTATCCCATCAAGCGTTTAACTTCTGCTACATCTTCTTTATCTAATTGCTTGATTATGCTGTCTGCCTGCTCAGGATCGACTGATTCGAGAAAGTCGACCAATTCGTCGGATGCCATTTCACGAAGAATTTGCTTCTGCTGAGATGGTGAA is drawn from Candidatus Cloacimonadota bacterium and contains these coding sequences:
- the rsmA gene encoding 16S rRNA (adenine(1518)-N(6)/adenine(1519)-N(6))-dimethyltransferase RsmA, with the protein product MFKPKRALGQNFLIDKNIAANIVKSAEIEKDEEVWEIGPGKGILTEELIKAGSRLTCFEIDRDLIPWLKDRFNDSINLIPQDVLKANWAEILSNIERLKNERSQIVLVANIPYNITSPLLYKLSDYADYFRIIVLMLQKEVADRLTASAGSKSYGVLTLKVQYNFKVKKLFKVPRHLFRPQPKVDSEVIRLIKREDKEDIRNPDLFWQIVETAFHLRRKTLKNNLSAILSKQELQFLTEIFEANDNQEGKQNKETKSHHKYNLSRRGESLDEKDFVDLYHHINNIRSHQS
- the aroC gene encoding chorismate synthase; the protein is MKGNHWDKICGFTAFGESYSPAVGVVIEDIQPGIEFPYQEIQEELNKRKPGRGEFISPRQEPDELVVLSGVFEGKTTGMPICMLVYNKDLRAEDYEVIKEVFRPGHADLTYFKKFKIYDYRGGGRASGRETIARVAASVLVNKILEPIKIDLYPVSIGEISTEIIDLDFAKNNDLCWPCPHTYIKLLDYLKTIKHSGNSSGGIVEVIIRGAPSGLGDPVFEKLDANLAKAILSIGGVKGIEFGAGFALSRMKGSEANDPILTLTDEDASDRSGGINGGISSGKLITFRFVVKPTPSIALPQQTIDKKGTPRILRLKGRFDTCLIPRVISVARAMIKLVLADALSYQKLIEQKPVDLDTLREAIDKVDEDILISLCRRDKIIAQIAGFKKEKGIAVHQPEREQNLIKNLLQKAELLNLEPRLIIEIWSKLIEHSRNKQ
- the mgtE gene encoding magnesium transporter encodes the protein MARDITTSDLIQILSSYSAEHLKDLIVDIHPVDILEAILEFDGDRRELINKLSLNTVVELLEEADDEDKIVIYDLLSPSQQKQILREMASDELVDFLESVDPEQADSIIKQLDKEDVAEVKRLMGYGPESAGGIMATEFIVVKGNMTVWEVLHLLQKEGKEAETTNTLYVLDDDGYLIGVASLSDIVVHGFNTKISDIMNEQVISVRTDVDQEEVGRLFQKYGFASIPVVDHHNRMQGIITSDDIMDVLREENTEDFEKMAALIHNEVEYLDSSVINLAKKRITWLLVLMISATFTGLIIQGFENALSSVVILAAFIPMLMDTGGNAGAQSATLIIRGMALGEVTIKDFYTVLYKEFRVSIIVGLMLAIINFGRVLLVDRVSVLLSLTVSISLFFTVVIAKAVGCVLPIIAKSLKVDPAIMAAPIITTIVDALSLIVYFTLATIILQIPAQ
- a CDS encoding type I 3-dehydroquinate dehydratase is translated as MKIFSIPACSNFPYSEIRHYSYDLLELRLDYSENPLVFPTRLESFLSIDSTTIVTIRDLSEGGVKSIPFEQKLASYLELIKRTNCLVDCEFELFIKHNPPIPHENLILSKHFSEECSNLSETVSETIDKANKFNVRYLKLIIPVETYQQMQNFSNWKKASKTPLIILGSGLLGKLSRILWKLNGSVGTYLALENFKTSPDQLTFEEYELYGCELLDERTILGGIIGDKHVYNSLGLLYYNRKLRRIDSRIAYLPFPVKDLQDFVSWLRYMNQQIIFYGFSVTMPFKSLFSQYFFTTEQKSDHHLSSGQEHPSKSDSYQQQKIKQSSQTSDILTSLAQTNDLTSKIANLFSVKVDTNHQLEDILPEQFLNTDLDAFRESIKILNVDKDDLILVFGAGATACTFLREFTNFANLKISSRNEEKGIALAKLCKIRYLSLKEIADVTFDLVVNCTPLGMVGEDFFSVTGITMPKKFLDLTYTKQKTKAINRCIEKKIPCVDGQKFWLLQARRQEEMFRRNISKLL